In the Castor canadensis chromosome 1, mCasCan1.hap1v2, whole genome shotgun sequence genome, AGTatgaggcagaaagagaaaaggaaacacaacaacctgaaaaaataaagttttccttCCCTGGAAATGTGAAATAGCATCAATTCATTCCCACTCTCTCCCAGTCTTGAGCTTCCCCTAAGGGCCATGCTAGGCCAATGGTTCAAATGATAGGCGGGATACTGATAGTCAGTATTTACAAGCGGCTGCTGCAATGTGCTCTGTGGGCTCTGCCTCTGGAAAACTAACCTTACCTGTGAGCTCTGCCATCTGGCTCCCTGGCTCCTTTCCTTTGGTCTCTGCTGACATGGGAGTTCTGCCATCAATAACATCCATCTTGATCATGCCAAGGTTAGTCAGGAGTAGCATGGGATCAATTCCTTGACCACTGCTTTTAATATTCTCCAGTACCTTAAGACACTTGTATGACTTCAGTTCACTTATATTTTCTTCCAAGAAAAGATTGTAGAGGCTCAAGTCGTTGTACCCTTCAGACTTAAAATGCAGAACATCAAAAGTGGGCAGGATTTCATATACTTTGAGAACATCTGTCTTCTGTCGGAATGGAACAAACAATGTATAGACAACCACGGGAGCCAGCAGAACATAAATCATGAAGTTAATGAAGCTGAGCAACTGGAAGATGCCAACTGCGATGAGTTTGCACTGAAACTGATCGGGAATGGTGCTGTCGTTTCTCAGGATCCCTGATTTGATGCTACAGACAAACTCGTCTGAGAGCGAGGACAGGCTGAAGTAATAGCCCAGGTAGACACACGCCAATAGTACAATTGTGAATGTTACCAGTCGGCAGCTAATGTACTTGATGATTAAATTACTAGAGTTCTTCTTTGTCTTTAAGTATTGCTCAACAATTGGGTACTTGAAGTGGCTTTCAGATATCTCCCACAAactaaaaaggaaacagaaaaataacttgGACCCTCACCAAGACCATCAAATATTAACAGCAGAACTCACTTAACAGTGTCccactaaaaattttaaacaccCACATTACCTATACCTTCACTCAAATACTAGGGAATAAAaccaggtttaaaaaaaagaaaagaaaacgagagagaaaggaaaataataataaaatactttctctaaatattttaaaagtccagTTAATTAAATGAATTACTATTTAGAAATTCTTAGAACAATGCCTTGCAACCAACCTAGTgctaaatgtttgttaaatttaTCAGTTCCTGAATAGgaactgttgctttttttttaaactactgtTTTCCATGAAAGTATACAGAATAAGGTAAAGAGTTTTTTAGCCCACCTAAAATACATGTGCTTCTACAGGGGAGGGCTGGAGACACAAAGTGTACAGAAGCATGGCTATGGTGCCTCACTGGCATGGTTGAGGTCCCCAATCCTCTCACTTAGAGCTACAAGACAGTGCTTTTAATCTGGGCGGGGGGGATGGAGGAAGAGATAAATACCCTTAGTTAATAATGCTGTTCTCagagttaaatgagataatatactaAAAGATCTCAATGCAGTGTCTGggatattttaagaatttaaaaaatgagcctgacactggtggctaatgcctataattctagctattgaGAGGCTAAAACAGAAAGGATTGcaatttgtggccagcctggacaaatagtacATGaaaccccaatctccaaaataactagagcaaaataactggaggtgtggctcaagtagtggagcacctacttttcaagtgcaaagccctgagttcaaacaccagtcccaatTTAAAAGAAGTATTTAAAAACGGCAGCGATCAATATTATCATTATTAGCAATAACAGAAGAATGTGAAACGGCAAGGCACTTGTTCCCCATCTCTCTCATCAGTTCTCTAAGCTTGGTTGTTTCAAAATTCAGTGTGCTTTTCCCTTAAAGCCAGCAAGCCACACATAGTACTTGAACTGTGACCTCTGTAAGAACTTCATTCAAAAGATGAGATGGTAAAGCTGCATTCAGCAAGGAAAGGCATCTTAACAGGAGGAAAGGTGCTGGAACAAATGGATGGGTAAGATTTGGGGAGAGGGGATGTGCTTTAGCTCCCACAGACCATCACTAGGAGGATGAAACCCCAGCCCTTCCAGCATCTGGCAATGGAAGTTCTAGGCTTAGAATGGcaaaagaaagagcagagaactTGAACTACAAAGTTGTTGAGCTTCCTGCCAGGGGATAAGTTACCTTTGCCCTATGTTCTCATTAACACCTGGAGCCCGGCAGGCACCATCGCTCAGGTCCAGGTCACGAGCACTCTTTGCAGCCTTAATTGCACGGTTGTAAACTTTATCAAGTTCTTCCATGATAAACTTCAAGTCTGAGCAAAGGTGAGGAGCAGCTGTGAAGCGCCAGAACAGGGTGGGCAGGTACAGCAGGACTGCGAATAGTAacaggatgtaggggaaaaactgaaaaacaagacaGCAAGTCATGGGTTAAGAGACCCTCCCTCTACAATAACCCGACTCTACTAAGTGCTGGTCTCACTGTATACCCATGTCACTTGTGGAAACTACTGCTTATAGCTAAGTTCATCTGTCCAGGTAATAGTTAACCTGGAAGCTATCctttttacattttgattttttaatactAAACATTAGTTTGAAGTAATTGGCAACTACATGGTGACACACAATATTTCCTTTCTGatcacagaaggaaaagaaaagaaccaacTCCCATGTTCTGTACAGAAATTTCTGAACAAAATCCCAATTAATAAACAGGTaaattccagtttttaaaaattatttattgtggATTTAAGAGGCAATTAAAGCTTAAAGCTctggtttttcttctttggaatcttggaaaatgccaaaaaaatttttttgggaaAATTTTGGTTTCAGTCCTAGTACTTATCCCAATAAAACAGCTGCAGTAAGCACTTAAGATTTACAGAATGTGGAAGAGCTCTCTAATGTTGGAGCAGACCTTAAGAACAGTCCAAAATGCTCATTTTATGGTTGGATAAGGTGAAGTCCAGAGAAGCCCACCACCACAGGCAACAGAATCACGAGAAGGGTGTTGAATCTGACAGATGCAGAATCTGATGGGCTCAGAGGTCCAAGAGAGTGAGAATAACCTGGAACCAGTCTGCTGGCTGCCCAGCAGAGGCTTAGGAAGATCAACAACAGACAGCACAGAGCTTGCTTTAAGCTCAGCTTTGTGGTGTTGGGCAGTAAGGTCACTGAGCCTCTgaccctcagtttcctttcctaTGAAATGGTCATGTAACACAAGTGTCATGAAGATGAAATAAGGCCACTTAAGAAAAATGCTAAGCATGTTATTTGTCATGTGGAAAGTAGTAAAACACACCAGGCAAAACCAGCAAAGGCTCACCTAGGTAGCATGCTACCTTTACTTCTCATGACACCGTAGCAAGGAAGGCCTGTGTGGATAGCTCCATTTtgcaaaagggaagagaaagctcTGAGTAGCCCCACATCAAAAAGCTTGTGACAGTCATGACCCCTGAGCTGACTCCAGAGCCATGCCTTTTCTACTCTACTGCACTCTACATCACTCTAGTTCTCTGAAAATTTCTCCTTACCTTTGGATCGGCCTATCTCAACAATTCCTTAAAGTGTCACTGGAAGAGACCACAATGTTCTTGAGTTGAAACAAACCCACATTGAGGCCTTCCCTGTTAGCAGCAGATGCAGAGAAGCTATGAAGTCACATCAGAGCACTTCCATGAACCTCTCACCTGGTTTCCCCCAGTGATATCACCTTATATTTCCATGGAACACATGTCAAGACTAAGAACTGACACTGGCACATTACTATGAACTAAACTCCAGACTTTTATTTGGATTTCACCAGTTTTCCACTTTCAGCTCCATCTGCAGGGTACCCTGCAGATGGTTGTCATATTTCTCTAGTTTCCTTGGGTTTTTGACAGTTCTTCACTCTTCCCTTGGTAATCATGGAAGTGTTTTTAAATTCACAAAACAATACATGAGGTTCCAAAGGAAATTAACTTCTTTATTAACACAACAAATAGGCTCTTGCAATTCTTGAGTCTGTGACTTCTGTGGGTGACAATTCCACTATGGATTGTTgcctatgtataatttttaatgttaaattaaattttagtttaaagtaaatgaaaaaagctCTTGTTTATTTTCCTATCCCAGTTCATAGACCTTCATGAACCCACCTTAGGAATCCCTACcctaaaagagagagaaataaacaaaaatggccCTGAAATTTTGCAAGGCCTTCTCAACAATCCAGTTTTATTTTGGGGTTGTAGCATGGAATGGGGTCTCTCAAAGTTAATTAACTCAATTTGCCAAGAGCTAATACACAGTGACAAACCCAACAAGCTGTGATTAGCTGGATTTTAGCTGCATAGTTCATAATTGGTGGTTGGGAGAAGCATTGTTCATTCAATCCTTGCCCACTCTGATGGTTGtccattattataaaaatgaaactgcTTCACAGAGTTTGTGCTGCTTCCATGACCAAAAGAATAAGGCATTTTCTCCAGGAACCATACATGGGGGAAATTATTTCTAACAggcttgtgaaatatttttataagtcaCTTTTGCTTCAAAGCTATTTAAATAATAGCATTTTACCCCACACTGTTCTCTCAAATTAAAAAGTGTTTATAGTCTAGGGCAATTTTTCTAACATGCCAAAGTGATGCAATAATTAGCACCAATGAACAGTTCATTTGTAATTAGAAAAAGTGATGTTTAAAATGAATGGTATTACATACTAAGTATATGGTATTTTCCTAAAATATCCCCGGTACACTGATCACCTCTGTGGAAATGTTGTTGATTGCCTCATTTCTTGGTATTCCCTACAGTTAAACTTTTCTTGctcccatcaaaaataaaaagaccatTTTTAGTGTGTCTTTAACAAGGTAGTAAAATAGTTTCAAATGGAAAAGGAATCCAAAGACAATTAAATTATagtctttaaaatctttttgtaCAAATAAAGAATGTGGAAAAACTGCTGTGCTTTGAGAGGGCATCTGCTAGACAAGAGGGGCTGTGCTCACAATCTCTGCCTGCCCACATGAGGTCCAAGAGGCTCAGCATCCCTTAAAGCCCTGACTGCGCTATTCTGTACAATGTTCCAGCCAGCACTGCATTCTTTCAAAGACAGTGAGATTTCTCAAAGCAAGAAGGAATCAAGCAGTTGCTTCAACCACCATTTCCAAACTATTGACCTTAAAATTTtgtacttaggaggctaaggcagtaggatcacaagttcaaacctcaaagaTGATTCAGTACAACCCTTTCCCACAATGGTCAAATCTTTACTATCTCATCTAAGACTTAACCATCGAAGCAGGTCTGCACAACTTCTTCCCAACATATATGCCACTAGTCTTATGGGATTAAATGCAGATAAGTACATTTACTCAGACATATCTCCTGGAGACCTTTGTGCTGTAGACTAGATGCAATCTACCCAGAGATCACAAAGGCCTAAAAAGTAAGATAATCAAAATACAAAAGTGATGCCTACAGAATATGTAAGCACTTAGGGAATAGAAAAGTCCCTGGAGAGGCCAGGGAAGCTTCATAAAAAAGGTAACACCTGGACAATGTATTAAAGTACAGTGAAGCAGTAAAAATaatgagcaaacaaaaataagtaaaaccctACTATATTAAGACTAAGCTCAAAGTTTTCCTCCTCTGTAGCCTTTTGTGtatctacttttctttccttggaAGCCTTTTCTCCTTGTCTGGTGAACTCTCACCTATCTAAGGCACCAAAGTAAATGAACAAGTCCACAAGTGAGGGAGAAAGAGCTGAGGCTAGAAGGGTATATTGGGTTGAATAGTGTCTCCTAAAAACTCATGTCTACCTGGAACCTCTAAATACAACTTACGGTCTTTGCAGAtctaattagttaagatgagatcACATAACATAAGGTGCCCTAGGCCAATGACTGTCCAGTAGAGAATGGAGGGGATGCATCTACCATCAGCTACCACTGAAAGAACACCAAGCATTGTGGGCAACCACCAGAAACTAGGAGTGAGGCATGGAACAGATCCTCCCTCTCATCCTCACTGGAGGAACCAACCCTCTCAACAACTTGCTTTGGATATCTGGCCTCCATtactatgaaagaataaattcccAATGTGGTCATTCATTGCAGTTTGTGGTAATCTGCCACAACAGCTCTAGGGAACTCATAAAAATGTGAAAGCAGGCACTAGATTACAAAGGCTCCAAATTCTATATACTATACACAATGGGAAGTCACTGTGGAGAGCACGGTaaagtttattttggaaaatcacAACAGCAGTAGGGAGAGAACATATGGGAGAAGAGACAAGGCAGGAGGTCACTGCAACAGAGGCCAGAGGTAACAGAACTAAACAAAGGCCAGAGGTAACAGAACTAAACAAAGACAGCAGTTGTAGAGAAGGAAAGGGTCTGACATGGACCCAGAGGGAACCTCTTCTCTTCCAGGAGAGAAGGCTATGGTGGTTAGTGGCCCTGTCCTCTCTGGCTAGGAGGGCTAGGAGTGAGTTCCATTGTCTGAGGGTCACAGTAGAAATGGAGCACCAAGCCTCTGGCTGGTGTTTACTATGCCTCCAAGTCCTGCCTCCTGGCTATTTGTATTGGCTGCCAAGTGGGTCTGAGAACCCCAAGCCCAGACCTTCTGAATTCCACCTCCAAAAACTACATCCCAGCAAGTGTTTGCTGACAAGTAGCACTGAGTGACCTGAGCTCCGATCTTACAAATCACATGATTTCCACAGCCCCTTTCTCCACACAAGGAAGTAAACTTCTGAGTGGTATCTGAATACACTGAGACCTGCTTCTGGGGAATTACATGCATCCTGGCATGTGTTAGTTACCAGGCAGGACTATGAACCAGCACTGACACTCTCCGAATCATGATTTCCACAGCCTTCTCCTTACATAGGAACATCTCCTGAGCACAATCTGAAAGAATTGAGCACATAGACAGTGTCTCAGTCCCTCACATGTGCCCCTGCAAGTGCAGAACTTGGGGCTCTGTTTGCTGTGTCCTATTTGCTGATACACTCAAGGGACACTCACAGACTTGCATACTTGCTGCCCCCACAGACACAAACTGGAAAGGCATGTGAATCCAGTGAGAacctatgtagcccagtctgtaAAGCTCCATACAGCCAGCAGTGGCTTCCAGTACAAAAAAAGGAAGCTTTGCTAGTGAAAGCAGTCCAGACACATATAACCAATGCTTTTACAAGAGATTCCAGCTAGTTCTCCTTAATCTGAATAGTGCTAGGGATCAGGTCTAGTGTTCTTAGTATATGGGCAAATGCTTGGCTACTGAGCCACAGACCTATTTCAGGGAGAAATAGCAGCTCAACTCTACCACTGTACTGTTctgcctgaacactgagaatacTACATTTGAAAGACtataggtgattaaaacttccaacaatGACCTGGCCTCATGTGTACAAATCctaacacagaaacacaaaaaatataaaaatacaaggtaacatgactcctccaaaatgaaacaaactcaACAATTCAAACCACTGATTACAAGAATGATCCactacccaaaagactgtgacacaggttactccagaggcacctgcacacccatgtttattgtggcactattcacaatagccatgttatggaaacagccaagatgccccaccactgacgaatggattaagaaaatgtggtatctatacacaatagaattttatgcagccatgaagaagaaagaaatgttatcatttgctggtaaatggatggaattggagaacatcattctgagtgaggttagcctggcccaaaagaccaaaaattgtatgtgctccctcctatgtggacattagatcaagggcaaacacaacaaggggattggactttgagcacatgataaaagcgagagcacacaagggaggggtgaggattggtaagacacctaaaaaattagctagcatttgttgcccttaatgcagagaaactaaagtagataccttaaaagcaactgaggccaataggagaattggaccaggaactagagaaaaggttagatcaaaaagaattaacctagaaggtaacacacatgcacaggaaattaatgtgagtcaactccctgtatagctatctttatctcaaccagcaaaaacccttgttccttcctattattgcttatactctctcttcaacaaaattagagataagggcaaaatagtttctgctgggtactgagggggtaggggggagagggagggtgtagagtgggttgtaagggaaggggtggggcagagggggagaaatgacccaagccttgtatg is a window encoding:
- the Panx1 gene encoding pannexin-1, coding for MAIAHLATEYVFSDFLLKEPTEPKFKGLRLELAVDKMVTCIAVGLPLLLISLAFAQEISIGTQISCFSPSSFSWRQAAFVDSYCWAAVQQKASLQSESGNLPLWLHKFFPYILLLFAVLLYLPTLFWRFTAAPHLCSDLKFIMEELDKVYNRAIKAAKSARDLDLSDGACRAPGVNENIGQSLWEISESHFKYPIVEQYLKTKKNSSNLIIKYISCRLVTFTIVLLACVYLGYYFSLSSLSDEFVCSIKSGILRNDSTIPDQFQCKLIAVGIFQLLSFINFMIYVLLAPVVVYTLFVPFRQKTDVLKVYEILPTFDVLHFKSEGYNDLSLYNLFLEENISELKSYKCLKVLENIKSSGQGIDPMLLLTNLGMIKMDVIDGRTPMSAETKGKEPGSQMAELTGLDMHGETNNGEKNARQRLLNSSC